A genomic stretch from Bacteroidetes Order II. bacterium includes:
- a CDS encoding methylmalonyl-CoA mutase family protein, which yields MSQFPLRFVTATSLFDGHDAAINIMRRILQDHGVEVIHLGHDRSVADIVQTAIQEDVNAVAVSSYQGGHMEFFRYMYDEFQRLGAGHIRIFGGGGGVIVPDEIEALHQYGIARIFSPEDGMKMGLEGMIVHMMEDCRVQGGKVQYKSINVDERWVSLARSLSKIEQGEKVASSIPTIPTPVLGITGTGGAGKSTLTDELINRFLTDFEDRSVAVLSVDPTQSRTGGALLGDRIRMNMAYGVLAGRVFMRSFATRTAHRAVTDALKDAIKVCQSAGFHLIILETAGIGQSDTEIKTFADLTLYVMTAEFGAPTQLEKIGMLDAADLIALNKFEKKGAEDALRDIRKQVQRNQKAWDRPLEKMPVYPTMASHFADPGVTQLYLAILQELAKRTDPKMRWQSQKFADLEKVEVNPGKNQLIPPKRVRYLGEIAETVRDYHDWAETQIAMARKWEHARGVVAQLAAWSPENVAPLLEKTNEMQAYWWGKLDYVCQQILLNWEQVAKQYRQEESVYKVRGREVRTPQFTTSLSGLKIPRVALPRMEDAGERLRFALKENIPGFFPYTAGVFPFKRTNEDPTRMFAGEGGPERTNKRFHLVSQGMPAKRLSTAFDSVTLYGRDPHERPDIYGKIGNAGVSIATLDDMKKLYSGFDLCDPATSVSMTINGPAPMMLAMFMNTAIDQQVEKVLHKYGQWEAVEKWKRAQNRSAHYVPFDADTLPEGHDGSGLGLVGFSADELVDAGFLTADQYADIKARTLQTVRGTVQADILKEDQAQNTCIFSTEFGLRMMGDVQQYFIDHQVRNYYSVSISGYHIAEAGANPISQLAFTLSNGFTLLEYYRSRGMNVDDVAPNFSFFFSNGLDPEYTVIGRVARRIWAIALRNLYGANERSQKLKYHIQTSGRSLHAQEIQFNDIRTTLQALLAIYDHCNSLHTNAYDEAITTPTEESVRRAMAIQLIINRELGLAKNENPLQGSFIVEELTDLVEEAVLQEFERISDRGGVLGAMETMYQRGKIQEESLYYEHLKHAGNLPIVGVNTFKPKKEMPQEVMVPLMRSTDAEKQQQLQNLHHFHDRNQASAGQSLAQLKQVALSGGNVFAELMETVKVCSLGQISDALFEVGGRYRRNM from the coding sequence ATGAGCCAATTCCCTTTACGATTTGTAACGGCTACGAGCCTCTTTGACGGACACGATGCTGCCATTAATATCATGCGTCGGATTCTTCAGGATCATGGCGTGGAGGTGATTCATCTTGGTCATGACCGTTCGGTGGCGGATATTGTACAAACGGCCATTCAAGAAGATGTGAATGCCGTTGCGGTTTCGTCTTATCAAGGCGGTCATATGGAGTTTTTTCGGTATATGTATGATGAATTCCAGCGTTTGGGAGCGGGTCATATCCGCATTTTTGGCGGCGGCGGCGGGGTGATTGTGCCAGACGAAATTGAGGCATTACACCAATATGGCATTGCACGTATATTTTCGCCGGAGGATGGGATGAAGATGGGCTTAGAGGGGATGATTGTGCATATGATGGAGGACTGTAGGGTGCAAGGGGGGAAAGTTCAATATAAATCTATAAACGTAGATGAACGATGGGTAAGCCTTGCGAGGAGCCTGAGCAAAATTGAACAAGGGGAGAAGGTGGCATCGTCTATTCCAACAATTCCAACGCCTGTTTTGGGCATTACCGGAACGGGGGGAGCGGGGAAATCTACCCTCACAGACGAATTGATCAACCGCTTTCTGACCGATTTTGAAGACCGTTCAGTAGCGGTTTTATCGGTAGATCCAACCCAATCGCGAACGGGCGGAGCCTTGCTTGGAGACCGGATTCGGATGAATATGGCATATGGTGTGCTGGCTGGAAGGGTGTTTATGCGCTCTTTTGCAACGCGAACCGCACATCGGGCTGTCACGGATGCGTTAAAAGATGCAATAAAAGTTTGTCAATCTGCGGGTTTTCATTTGATTATACTCGAAACAGCAGGAATTGGGCAATCGGATACGGAAATTAAAACGTTTGCCGATCTTACACTTTATGTAATGACCGCAGAATTTGGCGCCCCTACGCAGTTAGAAAAAATTGGAATGTTAGATGCCGCAGATCTTATTGCCCTTAATAAATTCGAGAAAAAAGGAGCTGAAGATGCGTTACGTGATATCCGCAAGCAGGTGCAAAGAAACCAAAAAGCATGGGATCGGCCATTGGAAAAAATGCCAGTTTATCCGACAATGGCCTCTCATTTTGCAGATCCGGGTGTGACCCAATTGTATTTAGCGATTTTGCAGGAATTGGCAAAAAGAACCGACCCAAAGATGAGGTGGCAATCCCAGAAATTTGCGGATTTGGAAAAAGTGGAAGTAAATCCGGGGAAGAACCAGTTGATCCCCCCCAAACGGGTTCGGTATTTAGGTGAAATTGCCGAAACCGTCCGAGATTACCATGACTGGGCTGAAACGCAAATTGCTATGGCTCGGAAGTGGGAACATGCACGGGGGGTGGTTGCACAATTGGCGGCATGGTCGCCGGAAAACGTAGCGCCGTTATTGGAAAAAACAAACGAGATGCAGGCATACTGGTGGGGGAAATTGGATTATGTTTGCCAGCAAATTCTATTGAATTGGGAGCAAGTGGCCAAGCAATACCGTCAAGAAGAGTCTGTTTATAAAGTGCGGGGGCGTGAAGTACGGACACCACAATTTACTACCTCATTATCTGGACTTAAAATTCCGCGTGTGGCATTGCCTCGGATGGAGGATGCGGGAGAACGACTCCGGTTTGCACTTAAAGAAAATATACCCGGCTTTTTTCCTTATACAGCGGGCGTTTTTCCGTTTAAACGTACCAACGAAGACCCCACCCGCATGTTTGCCGGAGAAGGAGGGCCAGAGCGAACGAACAAACGGTTTCATTTGGTCTCTCAGGGAATGCCCGCCAAAAGGCTCTCTACGGCGTTTGACTCGGTGACACTCTATGGCCGAGACCCGCATGAACGGCCAGATATCTATGGCAAGATTGGCAATGCGGGCGTTTCGATCGCTACCTTAGACGATATGAAAAAACTCTATTCGGGCTTTGACTTGTGCGACCCTGCCACGAGCGTATCCATGACCATCAATGGCCCGGCTCCGATGATGTTGGCGATGTTTATGAATACGGCAATAGACCAACAAGTGGAAAAAGTACTACACAAATATGGCCAATGGGAGGCTGTAGAAAAATGGAAAAGGGCACAAAACAGAAGTGCTCATTATGTCCCGTTTGACGCAGATACATTGCCCGAAGGGCACGATGGGAGTGGATTGGGGCTTGTGGGATTCTCGGCTGATGAATTGGTGGATGCTGGGTTTCTAACAGCAGACCAATATGCCGATATTAAGGCGCGGACTTTACAAACCGTGCGCGGAACGGTACAGGCCGATATTCTTAAGGAAGATCAGGCGCAAAATACCTGCATATTTAGCACGGAATTTGGCTTGCGAATGATGGGCGATGTCCAACAATACTTCATAGACCATCAAGTACGCAACTATTATTCAGTCTCTATATCGGGCTATCATATTGCTGAAGCAGGGGCAAACCCTATCTCCCAACTTGCTTTTACACTGTCCAACGGATTTACCTTATTGGAGTATTATCGTTCACGCGGGATGAATGTAGATGATGTGGCACCGAACTTTTCATTCTTTTTTTCCAATGGTTTAGACCCTGAATATACCGTTATTGGACGAGTTGCACGACGCATTTGGGCCATTGCTTTACGCAACTTATATGGGGCAAACGAACGAAGCCAAAAACTAAAGTACCACATCCAAACATCGGGCAGAAGTCTGCACGCACAAGAAATCCAGTTTAACGATATCCGTACCACACTTCAGGCATTATTAGCGATATACGATCATTGTAATTCCCTCCATACCAATGCCTACGACGAGGCCATCACCACGCCCACAGAAGAATCGGTACGCCGTGCAATGGCCATTCAACTCATCATCAACCGCGAATTGGGGCTGGCCAAAAACGAGAATCCTTTACAAGGCTCCTTTATTGTGGAAGAACTTACGGACTTGGTGGAGGAAGCCGTTTTACAGGAATTTGAACGGATTTCGGATCGAGGGGGCGTGTTGGGTGCTATGGAGACGATGTATCAACGTGGTAAGATTCAAGAAGAAAGTTTGTATTATGAGCATCTGAAACATGCGGGAAATCTCCCAATTGTTGGGGTAAATACGTTTAAACCTAAAAAAGAAATGCCTCAAGAAGTGATGGTTCCACTCATGAGGTCCACTGATGCCGAGAAACAACAGCAACTTCAAAACCTGCATCACTTTCATGACCGAAACCAAGCAAGTGCGGGTCAATCGTTGGCGCAACTCAAGCAGGTAGCCCTTTCTGGTGGAAATGTTTTTGCCGAACTCATGGAAACTGTCAAGGTGTGTAGTCTTGGACAAATTTCGGATGCCCTTTTTGAAGTAGGGGGGCGTTATCGTAGAAATATGTAA
- a CDS encoding esterase family protein has protein sequence MHQEYIKWHSASLGRDMEIIRFGHAGTPLLVFPSSMGRYYEWRDFGMMDAMGTQIANGQNQVFCVDSVDRESFYNRNTNPYVRIKRHQQYEQYILNEVVPMIKSTAKHDFIMVSGASFGAYHAADMAFKFPWAFGKLIALSGAFDIKIFMDGFYDDNVYFSNPPDFLSGNLDGDLLNKIRKLHLIFALGEHDPCREANERMSRILHEKGIGHTLEVWEGFGHDWPWWHKMIVKHL, from the coding sequence ATGCACCAAGAATACATTAAATGGCACAGCGCTTCTTTGGGGCGCGACATGGAAATTATCCGGTTTGGCCACGCCGGAACGCCCTTGCTTGTTTTTCCTTCCAGTATGGGGCGTTACTATGAATGGCGGGATTTTGGCATGATGGATGCGATGGGCACACAAATCGCTAATGGCCAGAACCAAGTTTTTTGTGTGGACTCGGTGGATCGAGAAAGTTTTTATAACCGAAATACCAACCCTTATGTACGCATAAAACGTCATCAACAATATGAACAATATATCCTAAATGAGGTCGTGCCGATGATTAAGTCCACCGCTAAACATGATTTTATTATGGTAAGTGGCGCAAGTTTCGGAGCCTATCATGCGGCAGATATGGCATTTAAATTTCCATGGGCATTTGGGAAATTAATTGCACTAAGTGGGGCATTTGATATAAAGATATTTATGGATGGTTTTTATGACGATAATGTCTATTTTTCCAATCCACCAGACTTTTTGAGCGGAAATTTAGATGGGGATTTATTAAATAAAATCAGAAAATTACACCTCATTTTTGCTTTAGGAGAGCATGATCCGTGTCGTGAAGCCAATGAGCGGATGAGCCGGATTTTACATGAAAAGGGAATTGGCCATACATTAGAAGTTTGGGAAGGGTTTGGGCACGATTGGCCTTGGTGGCACAAGATGATTGTAAAACACCTTTAA
- the cas2 gene encoding CRISPR-associated endonuclease Cas2, which translates to MFVIAVYDVEAKRCAKMLKLFRQYMVWVQNSVFEGELTESQYKTLQQRASKVMDPLTDSVVFYQLGHEKYVRREALGLEKEEHSRFI; encoded by the coding sequence ATGTTTGTTATAGCAGTTTATGACGTTGAGGCCAAGCGTTGTGCCAAGATGCTGAAACTTTTCCGACAATACATGGTTTGGGTGCAAAATTCTGTATTTGAAGGTGAGTTAACCGAGTCTCAATACAAAACCTTACAACAACGTGCAAGCAAGGTGATGGACCCGCTTACAGACAGTGTGGTTTTTTACCAATTGGGCCACGAAAAGTATGTTCGGCGCGAGGCATTAGGCCTTGAAAAAGAAGAACATAGCCGCTTTATTTAA
- the cas1b gene encoding type I-B CRISPR-associated endonuclease Cas1: protein MKRPYYIFSSGRLKRKDNTLYLYKMDGNREPDDHPLSDGAPSGLCLTDKSAIPIEQVEALYCFGEMDLNTKLITFLCQHHVPIFFFDYYGNFTGTLYPRDSLLSGRLRVNQAQHYLKPAWRIKLARVFVEAAAYNILRVLKYYQTRQSGEDQMRLQAGIERIEMLRGQLDVMTEVPALMGIEGNMRDTYYTLWPAILGQGITEKFPFDKRERNPPSNELNALISFGNALCYGSVLRQIYRTALDPTISYLHEPGDRRFSLALDLSEVFKPLLVDRAIFKLLKTNVIQPKHFEARLGGVYLKESGRQLFVQHWDERLRTIIQHRALNRKVSYERLIRLDCYSLIRHLIDPNKEPYTGFKMWW from the coding sequence GTGAAAAGACCTTATTATATTTTTTCGAGTGGGCGTTTAAAACGCAAAGACAACACCCTTTACCTTTATAAAATGGATGGAAACAGAGAGCCGGATGACCATCCACTATCCGATGGCGCACCTTCCGGGCTTTGTCTGACCGACAAATCTGCGATTCCGATTGAGCAGGTAGAAGCCTTGTATTGTTTTGGTGAGATGGATTTAAACACCAAGCTGATCACCTTTCTATGCCAGCATCATGTGCCCATCTTTTTCTTTGACTACTACGGTAATTTCACGGGTACGCTTTATCCGAGAGACAGCCTGCTTTCGGGCAGACTTAGGGTAAACCAAGCCCAGCATTACCTTAAACCAGCTTGGCGGATCAAACTGGCACGGGTCTTTGTGGAAGCAGCGGCATATAACATCCTTCGGGTGCTCAAGTATTACCAGACCCGCCAGTCAGGAGAAGACCAGATGCGTTTACAGGCAGGTATTGAACGCATCGAAATGCTGCGCGGGCAATTGGACGTGATGACGGAGGTTCCGGCGCTCATGGGCATCGAGGGCAATATGCGGGACACCTATTACACCCTCTGGCCTGCTATTCTGGGGCAAGGCATCACCGAAAAGTTTCCGTTTGACAAGCGGGAACGAAATCCTCCATCCAATGAACTGAATGCCTTAATCAGTTTTGGTAATGCCCTTTGTTATGGATCGGTACTCCGGCAAATCTACCGCACCGCATTAGACCCCACCATTAGCTATTTGCACGAGCCGGGAGACCGACGGTTTTCCTTAGCCTTAGACCTCAGCGAGGTTTTTAAGCCGCTTTTGGTGGATCGTGCCATCTTTAAACTCCTTAAAACCAACGTCATACAACCCAAGCATTTTGAAGCACGCCTGGGTGGGGTGTATCTAAAAGAAAGCGGCAGGCAACTATTTGTTCAGCATTGGGATGAGCGGCTAAGAACCATTATCCAACATCGAGCCTTGAACCGAAAGGTTAGTTACGAGCGTCTTATCCGATTAGATTGCTACTCCCTTATTCGCCATTTAATAGACCCTAACAAAGAGCCTTATACAGGTTTTAAGATGTGGTGGTAA
- the cas3 gene encoding CRISPR-associated helicase Cas3' codes for MKPLLAKSIDQGNLTLFDHTLHVTQAIEHMSFHLSPIHGFDVSLAKKGAILHDLGKSHPFFQKVVSDQLTEADLAENTACPHRHEISSILFLPLFPKEEWDVLIEMVIGHHKSVQHDRRERGLLDLVEKIIGGEETVFNRHAQEWETWMPNALLVAKAFDLKTNPISIEEAREAFNYTLNYCENLQTGWSRWRGLLMGADHFASDRMHQTMNAVSRFYEQPDLSYYENRKHNLYPLSLLSASSHKPHTLVIAPTGAGKTDYLLRRCQGRLFYTLPFQASINAMFDRIRHDLPETDIRRVHAASRITVNKDNTLEETHLQRHPGASIKVMTPHQLACLIFGMNGYEAVALDVAEKDVILDEVHVYREESQAMVLEIIKTLKALGCRIHVGTATIPTLLKNHIIDLLGGHEHVLEVTLPDHVLAQFNRHQVYKIATQEQVYDIVEEAVANKERLLIVQNKVLDAQFWFTELKSKYPDIPSMLIHSRFRRKDRAKLEDDIQEFNKTHGPCIVCATQVVEVSLDISFDRMITACAPLDALIQRFGRVNRKRTEQSIGHYKPVHVIAPPEDPKSALPYQKDVLDRSFEALPDQGELLKETELQSLIDRVYPNETFNLVSIDGHLIFQQDQWVIYNLCHHPRTVLMDVLEVESACVIRHKDVGSYRKPGNEFRQNFEIPVTWNSIRHLYGKMPALEGVPENPLKKIGHSPLVIPNDWYSKQVGLQLPKTDPTEPFNMRSI; via the coding sequence ATGAAGCCTTTATTAGCAAAAAGCATTGACCAGGGTAATTTAACCTTGTTCGATCACACCTTGCATGTGACGCAAGCCATTGAACACATGAGTTTTCATTTAAGTCCTATACATGGCTTCGACGTTTCATTGGCTAAAAAAGGAGCGATCTTACATGATCTAGGCAAGTCCCATCCTTTTTTTCAAAAGGTGGTTTCAGATCAGTTAACGGAAGCGGATTTAGCCGAGAATACAGCATGTCCTCATCGTCATGAAATTTCCTCCATCTTATTTCTTCCTCTTTTTCCAAAAGAAGAATGGGATGTACTGATTGAGATGGTTATTGGACACCATAAATCCGTTCAACATGACAGAAGAGAGAGAGGGCTATTGGACTTAGTTGAAAAAATCATAGGAGGTGAAGAAACCGTATTTAACCGCCATGCTCAAGAATGGGAAACATGGATGCCCAATGCCTTACTTGTTGCAAAAGCATTTGATCTTAAAACAAACCCTATTTCTATTGAAGAAGCGAGGGAGGCGTTTAACTACACCCTTAACTATTGCGAAAACCTACAGACAGGTTGGTCACGGTGGCGAGGTTTATTGATGGGAGCGGATCACTTTGCATCAGATCGTATGCACCAAACAATGAATGCTGTAAGCCGCTTCTATGAACAACCAGACCTATCATATTATGAAAATCGAAAGCACAACCTCTACCCTCTTTCGCTACTCTCTGCTTCAAGTCATAAACCACACACGCTTGTCATTGCCCCGACTGGTGCAGGTAAAACGGACTATCTTTTAAGACGGTGCCAAGGACGGCTTTTTTATACCCTTCCTTTTCAAGCTTCTATCAATGCAATGTTTGATAGAATACGTCACGATTTACCTGAAACAGATATCCGGCGGGTTCATGCAGCTTCAAGAATTACGGTGAATAAGGATAACACTTTAGAAGAAACACATCTTCAAAGGCATCCGGGTGCAAGCATAAAGGTTATGACTCCGCACCAATTAGCCTGTTTGATTTTTGGCATGAATGGGTACGAAGCAGTTGCATTAGATGTGGCAGAAAAAGATGTCATCTTAGACGAAGTGCATGTATATCGGGAAGAATCTCAAGCAATGGTACTTGAAATCATCAAGACCTTAAAGGCTTTGGGATGTAGAATTCATGTAGGTACAGCCACAATCCCAACACTGCTCAAAAATCATATAATTGATTTATTGGGCGGGCATGAACATGTACTTGAAGTCACCTTACCGGATCATGTGCTGGCACAATTCAATAGACATCAGGTCTATAAAATAGCAACGCAAGAACAAGTCTATGATATCGTGGAAGAGGCTGTCGCAAATAAGGAGCGACTCTTAATTGTCCAAAACAAGGTACTTGATGCCCAATTTTGGTTTACGGAGCTAAAAAGTAAGTATCCAGATATCCCCTCAATGCTTATCCATAGTCGGTTCAGGCGTAAAGACCGTGCAAAGTTAGAGGATGATATCCAAGAGTTCAACAAAACCCATGGACCCTGCATTGTGTGTGCCACACAAGTTGTAGAAGTCAGTCTGGACATTAGCTTTGATCGAATGATAACGGCTTGTGCACCATTAGATGCGCTCATCCAGCGCTTCGGTCGCGTGAACAGAAAACGTACGGAACAAAGCATTGGGCATTACAAACCAGTGCATGTGATTGCGCCTCCAGAAGACCCAAAGAGTGCCCTCCCTTACCAGAAAGACGTTCTGGATCGCAGTTTTGAAGCCTTACCTGACCAAGGCGAATTACTGAAAGAAACCGAATTACAATCCTTAATTGATCGTGTTTATCCAAATGAAACCTTCAATCTGGTAAGCATAGATGGTCACTTGATTTTCCAGCAAGATCAATGGGTTATTTACAACTTATGCCACCACCCAAGGACGGTGCTCATGGACGTATTGGAAGTAGAGTCGGCTTGTGTGATTCGACATAAGGATGTTGGTTCATACCGTAAGCCAGGCAATGAGTTTAGGCAAAACTTTGAAATACCAGTCACGTGGAATTCAATAAGACACCTATATGGAAAAATGCCTGCGCTAGAAGGTGTACCAGAGAACCCTTTGAAGAAAATTGGGCACTCGCCTTTGGTCATACCTAATGACTGGTATAGTAAACAGGTTGGACTTCAACTGCCCAAAACAGATCCTACAGAACCCTTTAATATGCGGAGCATCTGA
- the cas6 gene encoding CRISPR-associated endoribonuclease Cas6, translated as MRILLKASPPRNGLDFDYTYKLKGVLHKWMGYDEQLHNDQSFYSFGQLNGGRKVGNQLRFDHGVSWQISFWDIEVAKRAIMGIIRDPDMLQGIRVIEVQECPAPNFGSTYRFNTDSPILIRDKRPDNTKEYLLFDNPRADELLTLSLRRKLEKAGFTGDHLNVQVAFDRAYPKAKPRLIQYKNLKHKGSNCPIWVHGTPETLKFVWLTGLGDLTGSGFGALR; from the coding sequence ATGAGAATCCTACTTAAAGCAAGCCCCCCAAGAAATGGATTGGACTTTGACTATACGTATAAATTAAAAGGCGTGCTCCACAAATGGATGGGCTATGATGAACAACTGCACAACGACCAGTCCTTTTATAGCTTCGGACAATTAAATGGTGGCCGAAAAGTTGGCAACCAGTTAAGGTTCGATCATGGCGTTTCTTGGCAGATCAGCTTTTGGGATATTGAAGTAGCAAAACGAGCCATTATGGGTATTATTCGCGATCCAGATATGCTACAAGGGATTCGCGTTATTGAAGTACAGGAATGCCCTGCGCCCAATTTTGGCTCTACGTACCGTTTTAATACCGATAGCCCCATTTTGATACGAGACAAACGACCCGATAACACGAAAGAATACCTGCTCTTTGACAATCCACGAGCTGATGAATTGCTCACCCTGTCCCTCCGCCGCAAATTAGAGAAAGCAGGCTTTACCGGAGACCACTTAAATGTGCAGGTGGCTTTTGACCGCGCCTACCCAAAAGCCAAGCCTCGCCTTATTCAATACAAGAACCTAAAGCATAAAGGCAGTAATTGCCCAATATGGGTACATGGCACACCAGAAACCCTGAAGTTTGTCTGGCTAACCGGCTTAGGAGACCTCACCGGCAGTGGCTTTGGCGCGCTACGGTAA
- the cas4 gene encoding CRISPR-associated protein Cas4: MNISGYSIGYYALCPRKAWLKQQGIDMEQESETVALGRLLHEQAYERTNKDLMLEAVYAGIPLVGKLDGANLKDGVLYEVKKSKAAEESHIWQTRFYLWLLKLSGCSNYTGLIQYPLLKKTQPVTLSPEDEVRLGEMVHAIAALFQAPLPPDRNPNRKLCAKCSFEECCYG; this comes from the coding sequence ATGAATATTTCAGGTTATAGTATTGGATATTATGCACTATGCCCTCGAAAAGCATGGCTTAAGCAACAAGGCATTGATATGGAGCAGGAAAGCGAGACGGTGGCTTTGGGGCGGCTTTTGCATGAACAGGCTTATGAACGCACGAATAAAGACCTAATGTTAGAAGCCGTTTATGCGGGCATTCCATTGGTGGGTAAGTTAGACGGAGCCAACCTAAAAGATGGGGTTTTGTACGAAGTAAAGAAAAGCAAGGCCGCCGAAGAAAGCCATATCTGGCAAACCAGATTCTATCTGTGGCTGCTCAAGTTATCGGGCTGCTCAAATTATACAGGCTTAATCCAATACCCCCTGCTCAAAAAGACCCAGCCCGTTACGCTAAGTCCGGAAGATGAAGTCCGCCTTGGTGAAATGGTGCATGCCATTGCCGCACTGTTTCAGGCGCCCCTCCCCCCAGACCGCAACCCCAACCGGAAGCTCTGCGCTAAGTGCTCCTTTGAGGAATGCTGCTATGGATAG
- a CDS encoding WYL domain-containing protein, which yields MSDFEQTKRFIIQEENLSRQDLIGLVGCSPRQLDRYLNDLLKQGMINKVKKGKQVFYVLNADKREPSLSLIRATKNEQLVLLMALNAARQQLMRTPLAKDINRLLAALNQQMELDADTKTEIHEDLAHFRFGDPPLENMRPEVFFAVHKAKKEYKTLTIAYQTGRSGQVSQDRKVDPVMIDLPSWTFVAWCHQRKKYLDFKFSRVLHVEPEMEDAQIRAFDPDLHYKDRFSQLAGNTRYTLTIQALKEVATYFKTKKYHASQEVLAENEDGSLIVRFLVTNDDEVAAFLRSWGAKIKVIQPKKMQIRLLEEAKSVMESYER from the coding sequence ATGAGCGATTTCGAGCAAACCAAAAGGTTCATTATCCAAGAAGAAAATCTTTCACGCCAAGATTTAATTGGTTTAGTAGGCTGTTCTCCTCGTCAATTGGATCGCTACCTCAACGACCTATTGAAGCAAGGTATGATAAATAAAGTAAAAAAGGGCAAACAGGTTTTTTATGTACTCAATGCGGATAAGCGTGAACCATCTTTATCCCTCATTCGGGCTACCAAAAATGAACAATTGGTTTTATTGATGGCCCTAAATGCTGCACGGCAACAACTGATGCGCACGCCTCTGGCAAAGGACATCAATCGGTTACTGGCAGCATTGAACCAACAAATGGAATTGGACGCAGATACAAAAACCGAAATACACGAAGACTTAGCCCACTTTCGGTTTGGAGATCCACCCCTCGAAAACATGCGCCCAGAAGTGTTCTTTGCTGTCCATAAGGCCAAAAAAGAATATAAAACCCTAACCATCGCCTATCAAACCGGAAGAAGTGGACAGGTAAGCCAAGACCGAAAGGTGGATCCGGTGATGATAGACCTTCCTTCATGGACGTTTGTAGCATGGTGTCATCAGCGCAAGAAGTACCTCGATTTTAAATTCTCGCGGGTCTTACACGTGGAGCCAGAAATGGAAGATGCCCAAATACGTGCGTTCGATCCCGACCTGCACTATAAAGACCGATTTAGCCAATTGGCCGGAAATACCCGCTACACGCTGACAATTCAGGCTTTGAAAGAAGTTGCAACCTACTTTAAAACCAAAAAATACCATGCCTCGCAAGAAGTACTTGCCGAAAACGAAGACGGGAGCCTGATCGTTAGGTTCTTGGTTACCAATGACGACGAGGTAGCTGCTTTCCTCCGCTCTTGGGGAGCAAAGATAAAGGTGATCCAACCCAAGAAAATGCAAATAAGGCTTTTGGAAGAGGCAAAATCTGTAATGGAAAGTTATGAAAGGTAA